One Gloeothece verrucosa PCC 7822 DNA window includes the following coding sequences:
- a CDS encoding cytochrome P450, with product MKKALPNLVNRPAWWLLAEWIIDPLNLLQKWAKKYPDLFTISLAGIGDEVIISNPEIIEEIFNKDAKQFHIGRGNQIIAPLVGQNSLLLMDGERHKRERKLLMPSFHGERLQTYAQQICEITEAVASQWQEGKGFIARTAMQKITLEVITQIVFGLREGERYQKIKPLLAAMLNLTDSPLRSSLFFIPFLQKDLGYWSPGGILKRYQLEIRELLQAEIEEKRHQKGEIGKDILSLMIAARDEQGEPMSNLELKDELLTLLFVGHETTATLLAWAFYQIHRLPQVRQKILQELDSLGENPNPMQITQLPYLTAVCQETLRMYPVIPIVFSRITKTAMDIGNYHFEPQTILTPSIYLVHYREDLYPQPQEFKPERFLERQYSPSEYFPFGGGSRRCLGYALALLEMKLVIAKILSGYELALVDNKPVKITRRGLTLAPSGGIPLLLKSKRHPQASSPEKTVTLVP from the coding sequence ATGAAAAAAGCACTTCCCAATCTTGTCAATCGTCCTGCCTGGTGGCTACTGGCAGAGTGGATCATCGATCCGCTAAACTTGCTGCAAAAATGGGCGAAAAAATATCCAGACCTATTTACGATCAGTCTGGCGGGAATAGGAGATGAAGTGATTATTAGTAATCCCGAAATAATTGAAGAAATTTTTAATAAAGATGCAAAACAATTTCATATTGGTCGAGGCAATCAAATTATCGCTCCTTTAGTCGGACAAAATTCTCTATTGTTGATGGATGGTGAGCGGCATAAACGAGAACGAAAATTACTAATGCCATCTTTTCATGGAGAAAGATTACAAACTTATGCCCAACAGATTTGTGAAATTACTGAAGCCGTAGCGAGTCAATGGCAGGAAGGTAAGGGTTTTATTGCGCGGACGGCTATGCAGAAGATTACCCTAGAAGTGATCACACAAATAGTCTTCGGCTTGCGGGAGGGGGAAAGATATCAAAAGATTAAACCCTTATTGGCGGCGATGCTCAACTTAACCGATTCGCCCCTGCGCTCGAGTTTATTTTTTATCCCCTTTTTACAAAAAGACCTAGGGTACTGGAGTCCTGGCGGCATATTAAAACGCTATCAACTAGAAATAAGAGAACTGTTGCAAGCAGAAATAGAAGAAAAACGCCATCAAAAAGGCGAAATAGGTAAAGATATACTCAGTTTAATGATAGCGGCTAGGGATGAACAGGGAGAACCCATGAGCAACCTAGAATTAAAAGATGAACTGCTGACGCTATTATTTGTCGGTCATGAAACCACCGCCACCCTGTTAGCGTGGGCATTTTATCAAATTCACCGGCTCCCCCAGGTGCGGCAAAAAATCTTACAAGAACTCGATAGTTTAGGGGAAAATCCCAATCCCATGCAGATAACGCAACTGCCCTATTTAACCGCAGTTTGTCAAGAAACTTTGAGAATGTATCCAGTGATTCCCATTGTTTTCTCACGGATCACCAAAACAGCAATGGACATAGGAAATTATCACTTTGAACCTCAAACAATCCTAACACCGAGTATTTATCTAGTTCATTATCGAGAAGACCTTTATCCCCAACCCCAAGAATTTAAACCGGAAAGATTTTTAGAGCGTCAATATTCTCCTTCAGAATATTTTCCTTTTGGAGGAGGAAGCCGGCGCTGTTTAGGTTATGCTTTAGCTCTGCTAGAAATGAAGCTGGTGATTGCCAAAATTTTATCGGGTTATGAACTAGCTCTAGTAGATAATAAACCCGTCAAAATTACACGTAGAGGGCTGACCCTTGCTCCTTCAGGCGGCATACCCCTATTGTTGAAGTCTAAACGCCACCCTCAAGCATCATCCCCAGAAAAAACTGTTACTTTAGTGCCATAA
- a CDS encoding cytochrome P450, whose product MTTVLPGSKTPGLLQQLHWAFDPVGYLESNQQKYPDLFLANVAGWKQPILFVSHPQALQYILTNDRKQLSAPKKTNEIVRPLVGDYSILLLEGQRHQQRRQLLAPPFHGERMYSYGESICQITHKVLSELPLNKPFSARQVTQSITMQVILEVVFGLYEGERYQQLKKLLSKMLDIFNSPIASALLLFPALQLDLGTWSPWNKFLRQREQIDHLLYQEIAERRANPNPEATDILSLLMSVRYEDGQPLSDQELRDELMTLLMAGHDTTATAMAWGLYWIHHLPHVKEKLLQELATLKEKPDPMEIVRLPYLSAVCNETLRITPVAMLALPRVVQEPLEILGYALEPGTAIFGCMFLTHRRSDLYPDPKQFKPERFLERKYSPYEFIPFGGGTRRCVGDALAPFELKLVLASIVSGYDLSLADTRPEKLQRRGLTLGPARGVLMILKGQRTLEKPSENLVTV is encoded by the coding sequence ATGACCACAGTTCTTCCCGGTTCCAAAACACCTGGTTTACTCCAGCAACTTCACTGGGCATTTGATCCCGTTGGCTATTTAGAAAGCAATCAGCAAAAATATCCCGATTTATTTTTAGCCAATGTAGCCGGTTGGAAACAACCCATTTTATTTGTCAGCCATCCCCAAGCCTTACAGTACATACTAACTAACGACCGAAAACAACTGAGTGCCCCTAAAAAGACTAATGAAATCGTGCGTCCCTTAGTGGGAGATTATTCGATACTGTTATTAGAAGGACAGCGCCATCAACAACGGCGACAATTGTTAGCCCCTCCTTTTCATGGAGAACGGATGTATAGCTATGGAGAATCTATTTGTCAGATCACTCATAAAGTGCTGAGTGAGCTACCCCTCAACAAACCATTTTCAGCCCGCCAAGTGACGCAAAGTATTACGATGCAAGTCATTTTAGAAGTTGTCTTCGGCCTTTATGAGGGAGAAAGATATCAACAACTGAAGAAACTGTTAAGCAAAATGTTAGATATATTCAATTCTCCTATCGCCTCAGCTTTACTGTTATTTCCGGCGCTGCAATTAGATTTAGGGACTTGGAGTCCTTGGAATAAATTTTTGCGTCAAAGAGAACAAATCGATCACTTACTTTATCAAGAGATAGCAGAACGCCGCGCCAACCCCAATCCAGAAGCGACAGACATTCTCTCGTTATTAATGTCAGTGCGCTATGAAGACGGGCAACCCCTCAGCGATCAAGAATTGCGTGATGAATTGATGACACTTTTGATGGCTGGACACGATACCACCGCTACGGCTATGGCTTGGGGTTTATACTGGATTCATCATCTTCCCCATGTTAAAGAAAAACTGCTGCAAGAACTAGCCACCTTAAAAGAAAAACCAGACCCAATGGAAATTGTGCGTCTTCCTTATCTGAGTGCTGTCTGCAATGAAACCTTACGCATCACCCCAGTGGCGATGTTAGCTTTGCCTAGAGTGGTGCAAGAACCCCTAGAAATCTTGGGATATGCTCTAGAACCCGGCACAGCCATTTTTGGTTGTATGTTTTTAACCCATCGACGCTCAGATTTATATCCTGACCCTAAACAATTTAAACCTGAACGTTTTCTAGAACGGAAATATTCGCCCTATGAATTTATTCCTTTTGGCGGCGGTACTCGTCGCTGTGTGGGTGATGCCTTAGCCCCCTTTGAGTTAAAGTTAGTCCTAGCCTCCATTGTGTCTGGTTATGACCTCTCCTTAGCAGATACTCGCCCCGAAAAACTGCAACGGCGCGGCTTAACTTTAGGTCCCGCCAGAGGAGTACTAATGATCCTAAAAGGACAGCGAACCCTGGAAAAACCCTCAGAAAATTTAGTCACCGTTTAA